The following are encoded in a window of Prunus dulcis unplaced genomic scaffold, ALMONDv2, whole genome shotgun sequence genomic DNA:
- the LOC117613335 gene encoding keratin, type II cytoskeletal 1-like produces the protein MAVVVMAMMVAMVVCGGCSGGGGGGGGGGGGGDGCGNYGDDVGSGCGGGDGGADSGGGGGGAKGGGEVMEVAVMVLVLAGGGGGGNVSGGSSGGDYGDSHDKMNHVSSQRKNKRSRSEIGAESATSISVTTSFTTSAFASTIFTCRR, from the exons ATGGCAGTGGTGGTGATGGCAATGATGGTGGCGATGGTGGTTTGTGGGGGATGTagtggtggaggaggtggcggtggcggtggagGTGGCGGTGGCGATGGCTGTGGCAATTATGGGGATGATGTTGGCAGTGGCTGTGGTGGTGGAGACGGTGGGGCTGATAGTGGGGGTGGTGGAGGTGGGGCTAAGGGTGGTGGCGAGGTGATGGAGGTGGCAGTGATGGTACTAGTATTGGcgggtggtggtggaggtggcaATGTTAGTGGCGGTAGCAGTGGCGGCGATTATGGTGATAGTCATGATAAAATG AACCATGTCAGCTCGCAGAGAAAGAACAAGAGGTCGCGGTCTGAGATAGGGGCCGAATCCGCCACCTCCATCTCTGTCACAACCTCCTTCACCACCAGTGCCTTCGCCTCCACCATCTTCACCTGCCGGAGATAA
- the LOC117613337 gene encoding probable LRR receptor-like serine/threonine-protein kinase At3g47570 — MERSRFLLSITLLLLQYSSIVAGAAKTNITTDQSALLAMRSHITSDPHNILVNWSTSTSVCNWVGVTCGARHLRVVSLNLSYMVFTGTIPPHLGNLSFLVALSFNNNSFYGTLPHELSYLRRLKFISLGFNNFMGSIPSWFGSFPKLQRLDLYGNQFSGTVPSTIFNLSTLQDIDLAANKLSGAIPRKIGNLTMLKGIYLDSNNFNEIPKEIGLLDQVEILYVSLNALKGPVPVAVFNMSSLTMLTLYGNSLSGGLPDNICQHLPSLQYLYLGGNQFDGPLPSKLWQCRELLILNLEENNFNGSIPKNIGNLTMMKEIYVDNNNLMGTIPDEIGDLPNLEILSFGNNNLNGLIPSSIFNISTMRAMSLSFNQLSGSLPANIGLGLPNLQHLYLTKAGLSGAIPNLSNASMLTKLQLGTNTFTGFIPTTLCALTNLQSLQLDNNNLTIDTSTPEADTLSCLANLGNLTELYLENNPLNARLDDSFGNCSSASKLQYFDLTNSIMSGNIPIGIGNLSSLVSLYLGYNELSGSIPTSVERLGNLQSLYLDGNNLQGYIPYQLCQLDHLFELYLGRNQLSGSIPSCLGNLSASLRTLSLEFNSLSSTIPSNFWRLVDILYVYLSSNSLIGPLSQDIGNLKVVIKVDLSNNHLSGIMPSTIGGLQDLVNLSLANNNLEGPIPSAFDSLLSLEQLDLSRNNLSGVIPKSLEALSLLKYMDLSFNRLKGEIPTGGPFQNFSAQSFVKNKALCGAARLQVPPCKNGTLEPNWRKAKYIIPGIISIILFVASVSIFVLCRKRKVEVAGEATSLPEFLRRRVSHLELLRGTNGFNENNLVGSGGFGSVYKGTLSDGNNVAVKVFNLQLEGAFKGFDRECEILSNICHRNLIKIISCCSEIDFKALVLNYMPNGSLQKWLYFENYSLNTLERLNIMIDAASALEYLHHGYSIPIVHFDMKPSNILLDDDMVAHVADFGIAKLLGGGDSITQTMTLATVGYMAPEYGLEGMVSTKGDVYSFGIVVMETFTRRKPTDEMFDGEMNLKQWIAKSLVLPDAKIDEVVDANLLGIGTEQEDDDHVRKRDCISAIMRLALTCCAESPEERIIMKEVVATLNKIKTNFLKDAAAGRRGVLLNRPLVQQRFN, encoded by the exons ATGGAGAGAAGTCGTTTCCTCTTGTCAATAACGTTGTTGCTGCTGCAATACAGTTCTATAGTTGCAGGTGCAGCAAAAACCAACATCACCACTGACCAGTCTGCTCTTCTTGCTATGAGATCCCATATCACTAGTGACCCTCACAACATCTTGGTCAACTGGTCAACCTCCACCTCCGTTTGCAACTGGGTTGGTGTTACTTGTGGTGCTCGTCACCTCAGAGTAGTATCGTTGAATCTCTCCTACATGGTTTTCACTGGCACCATTCCACCACACTTGGGCAATCTCTCCTTCCTTGTTGCACTAAGCTTCAACAATAATAGCTTTTACGGTACTTTGCCCCATGAATTGTCTTATTTACGTCGCCTGAAGTTTATTAGCTTAGGATTCAATAATTTTATGGGATCCATTCCATCGTGGTTTGGGTCCTTCCCCAAACTTCAAAGATTGGATTTGTATGGAAATCAGTTTTCAGGTACTGTACCTTCAACTATCTTCAACTTGTCTACATTGCAAGACATAGATCTAGCCGCTAACAAACTATCAG GTGCGATACCCAGAAAAATAGGGAACTTAACAATGTTGAAGGGGATATACCTTGACTCCAACAATTTCAAtg aaattccAAAAGAGATCGGCCTTTTAGATCAGGTGGAGATATTGTATGTGAGCTTAAATGCCCTAAAAGGCCCTGTTCCTGTGGCTGTTTTCAACATGTCTTCTTTGACTATGTTGACTCTATATGGAAACAGCTTGAGTGGTGGTCTTCCAGACAATATATGCCAACATCTTCCTAGTCTTCAATACTTGTATTTGGGTGGCAACCAGTTTGATGGTCCACTTCCATCCAAATTATGGCAATGCAGAGAGCTTCTTATACTTAATTTGGaggaaaacaatttcaatggAAGCataccaaaaaatattggGAACTTAACAATGATGAAGGAGATATACGTTGACAACAACAATTTGATGG GCACTATACCAGACGAGATCGGTGATCTTCCAAATTTAGAGATTTTGTCATTCGGAAATAACAATCTCAATGGTCTCATCCCATCCTCAATCTTCAATATCTCCACAATGAGAGCAATGTCGCTTTCTTTTAATCAGCTATCGGGTAGCCTCCCAGCAAACATAGGCCTTGGGCTTCCAAACCTACAACACCTCTATCTTACAAAAGCTGGCCTCAGCGGAGCAATCCCCAACCTCTCCAATGCTTCTATGCTCACCAAGCTTCAATTGGGCACAAACACATTTACAGGGTTTATTCCTACCACGCTATGTGCCTTAACAAACCTTCAGTCGCTTCAGTTAGACAATAATAATTTGACGATTGATACTTCGACTCCAGAAGCAGACACTCTCTCTTGTTTGGCTAATCTTGGAAATTTGACAGAGCTATACTTGGAAAATAATCCGTTAAATGCCAGACTTGATGATTCCTTTGGGAATTGCTCTTCTGCATCCAAGCTtcaatattttgatttaaccAATTCCATCATGAGCGGTAACATTCCCATTGGTATTGGCAACTTAAGCAGCTTGGTATCCTTATACCTGGGATACAATGAATTGAGTGGATCAATTCCAACTTCAGTGGAAAGACTAGGGAATCTCCAAAGTTTGTATTTGGATGGTAACAACTTGCAAGGATACATCCCATATCAACTTTGTCAACTAGATCACCTATTTGAGTTATATTTGGGTAGGAATCAGCTCTCGGGTTCTATACCTTCTTGCTTGGGAAATCTATCCGCGTCTCTAAGAACTCTATCATTGGAGTTTAATTCGTTGAGTTCCACAATACCATCTAATTTTTGGAGACTTGTCGATATCTTGTATGTGTACTTATCATCCAATTCTCTAATTGGACCTCTCTCACAAGATATTGGAAACTTGAAAGTTGTGATCAAGGTAGATTTATCAAATAACCATTTATCTGGTATTATGCCAAGCACTATTGGGGGTCTTCAGGATTTGGTTAATCTCTCCTTGGCAAATAATAATTTGGAAGGCCCTATTCCAAGTGCATTTGACAGCTTGCTAAGCCTGGAACAATTGGATTTATCTAGAAATAATCTGTCTGGAGTGATTCCCAAGTCTTTAGAAGCTCTGTCACTTCTCAAATATATGGATTTGTCTTTCAACAGGCTCAAAGGAGAAATTCCAACTGGTGGACCGTTCCAAAACTTCTCCGCTCAATCATTTGTCAAAAACAAAGCACTCTGTGGTGCAGCCCGACTTCAGGTTCCACCATGCAAAAATGGTACACTTGAACCAAATTGGAGGAAAGCTAAATATATCATTCCAGGGATCATATCAATAATTCTCTTTGTGGCCTCTGTTTCTATCTTTGTACTATGCAGGAAAAGGAAAGTGGAAGTTGCTGGAGAGGCTACCTCTTTGCCTGAATTTCTTCGGAGAAGAGTTTCACATCTTGAACTTCTAAGGGGCACAAATGGATTTAACGAAAACAACCTAGTTGGAAGTGGGGGTTTTGGTTCAGTATATAAAGGGACACTTTCAGATGGGAACAATGTTGCAGTAAAGGTTTTCAATTTACAGCTAGAGGGGGCTTTCAAGGGTTTTGATAGAGAATGTGAAATACTAAGCAATATTTGTCATCGAAATCTTATAAAAATCATCAGCTGTTGCAGTGAAATTGATTTCAAAGCCCTGGTATTGAATTACATGCCAAATGGGAGCCTACAGAAGTGGTTGTATTTTGAAAACTATTCTTTGAATACATTAGAGAGGTTGAACATAATGATAGATGCTGCATCTGCACTGGAATACCTACACCATGGTTATTCAATACCTATTGTGCACTTTGATATGAAGCCAAGCAATATACTACTGGATGATGATATGGTTGCACATGTTGCTGATTTTGGAATTGCAAAACTCTTGGGTGGAGGAGATTCTATTACCCAAACCATGACTCTAGCCACTGTTGGGTATATGGCTCCAG AGTATGGATTGGAAGGAATGGTTTCAACAAAAGGGGATGTGTACAGTTTCGGAATTGTAGTGATGGAAACATTCACAAGAAGGAAGCCAACAGATGAGATGTTTGATGGGGAAATGAATTTAAAGCAATGGATTGCAAAGTCACTAGTATTACCAGATGCAAAGATAGATGAAGTTGTGGATGCCAATTTGCTTGGGATTGGGACAGAGCAGGAAGATGATGATCATGTGAGGAAGAGGGATTGCATATCAGCCATTATGAGATTAGCTCTTACTTGCTGTGCAGAATCACCAGAAGAGAGGATAATTATGAAAGAAGTTGTAGCCACACTCAACAAAATCAAGACAAATTTTTTGAAGGACGCTGCTGCAGGAAGAAGAGGTGTGCTGTTAAACCGTCCTCTTGTTCAGCAACGCTTCAATTAA
- the LOC117613336 gene encoding uncharacterized protein LOC117613336, with protein sequence MRHVLSQFTRTVATTFRGRRGTESSEIKRVKEFGAREFMGRTDPPEAESWITDVERIFEVLECPVGDRVRLATFLLKGNAYHWWKAVKRGYENPAAINWEEFQRVFSKQFYPPSYRHSKKSEFLYLKQGSMSVVEYEHKFNELSRFAPELAAERVSRKLSGSVGRPHRDTPGIGGPSQGPSKRGGSSSSSASDGWSGGQGSSSSNGRSGSHPAWTQYSGLQSIASTARAPSKQTGLTCFNYGQVGHMVKDCPSYTHGGGQSQSSSLTCYFCGQVGHTKRSCPIILQSNAAVQGTGAQQGQGSMGQNQSQGGASSSAAGLSSSRTVIF encoded by the exons ATGAGGCATGTACTTAGCCAGTTTACCCGCACCGTGGCGACAACTTTTCGGGGAAGGCGTGGTACAGAAAGTTCTGAAATTAAAAGGGTTAAGGAATTTGGAGCAAGAGAGTTCATGGGTAGAACAGACCCACCAGAAGCAGAATCATGGATTACTGATGTGGAGAGAATTTTTGAGGTTCTGGAGTGCCCCGTTGGGGATAGAGTTCGCTTGGCTACTTTTCTACTGAAGGGAAATGCATATCATTGGTGGAAAGCAGTAAAAAGGGGTTATGAGAATCCGGCTGCCATAAACTGGGAGGAATTTCAGCGGGTATTCTCAAAGCAGTTTTACCCACCTTCCTACAGACATTCAAAGAAGTCAGAGTTCCTATATCTGAAACAGGGGTCTATGTCAGTGGTGGAGTATGAACACAAGTTTAATGAGCTGTCTAGATTTGCTCCAGAGCTG GCAGCTGAAAGGGTATCGAGGAAACTCAGTGGGAGTGTTGGCAGGCCCCATAGAGATACACCAGGAATTGGTGGGCCCAGTCAGGGTCCATCAAAGAGAGGAGGATCTAGCTCCAGTTCTGCTAGCGACGGATGGTCAGGAGGACAGGGATCTAGTTCTAGTAATGGGAGATCCGGTTCTCATCCAGCTTGGACTCAATACTCAGGGCTGCAGTCTATAGCTAGCACAGCTAGGGCTCCTTCCAAGCAGACTGGGTTGACATGCTTTAACTATGGGCAGGTTGGGCATATGGTGAAAGATTGTCCTAGCTATACTCATGGAGGTGGACAGAGTCAGAGTAGTAGCTTGACATGCTACTTTTGTGGGCAAGTGGGGCATACTAAGAGAAGCTGCCCAATTATACTCCAAAGTAATGCAGCAGTCCAGGGAACTGGGGCCCAGCAGGGGCAAGGTAGTATGGGTCAGAATCAGAGTCAAGGTGGTGCTTCTTCCTCTGCAGCAGGGTTATCCAGTAGCAGAACCGTCATCTTCTAG